From the Argentina anserina chromosome 3, drPotAnse1.1, whole genome shotgun sequence genome, the window TATGTTAACTATTCCGTATAGCGATAGGTTTTCCAGTTTCTACGtaaaatctaattttaatCCTCTATATAAAGAGATTTCTTGATAGGCTCTATTCACGTAGACATAATTCACTTATCTCAGGGGCTTTATATTTGTGTTTGTTCATACAACTTTTGCAGAATTCATGGATCGTCACAGAGGTTCTAAACGGGCACGATCCTCATCCCCACCACGACCTTCATTCAAAGCTTCAAAGTCTCTCAGAAAATCCATTCAGGACCAACCCAACGTTGCGCTAGAAATTACAAAGCAACTGCTTCTGAATGAAGAAGAAGTCTCCATTGTCCATCCATGTCGTTCTTAGCATGATAGCGACTGGAGCCAAGGGTTTGGACGAACAGGACATGCTAAGTTTCCTCAAGTCCAAGTCCATTCAGGAGCTCAACACTAGCCTTCAATGTCATTCCGCTAGTCTTTGCTGATGGATCCCAACTTGGCGGGCCTCTATTGTCATATGCCAATGGGGTTTGGATAGACAAATCTCTCTCTATCAAGCCTTCTTTCGAGAATGTATGTAATTCTTTTACCACGTACCGAAGTAGTTTGACAAAAGGAGAACCCTATAGAGAGCCACGTTCCGAAAAGGAGAGTTCCAGTAGGCCTTTTCTTAATCCCAAAGTTTAAGATTTCCTTTGATGTTGAGGCTTCGAAACTTCTGGAGGCTTTAGGATTCTGTCATGGAGGTTTGACAGAGACGGTGAACTCACCTGAGCCCCTACATGTTTCCGAAATATTCCACAAAGCCGTCATTGAAGTTAATGAGAAAGGCACAAAAGCTGCGGCTGTAACGGCGGCTATTAGTAGATCGTGCTGCCTTAGAGCACCTCCTCCACGTCCTCCCCCGATAGATTTTGTGGCAGATCACCCCCATTCCTTTATCTTATCAGAGAAGAAGTGACTATAACGGTGATGTTCGTTGGGCAGGTTCTCAATCCTATTGAAGACCAGTTTTGGCAGCCTGGTATATATAGTTTCCCTCTTTCAAGTTTATTGATCTTAATTCATCGTCCCTATCCTGTTAGCTTTGTCACAACTCAATTTTTCCGTCAATTAATCAGATTTTGAGCAGTTTTCAGTTTTTAATAAAGTCGACATTTTTTATTAAACCTTGGAGATTATTACAGAGTAATACTATTCCTGCATGTTGAGAACTTGAGATTAAAATGATACAAACTAGAACTGATTTTGTCTTTTTGGGTGAATGAATGAATATATCAGACTTCTGTTTGATGTGAACCTAGTCTCTCTGTCTCAAACATGGACTCACCATTCTCAACAACTAATATTTTCAAGCAATGTAATCATGGACTTAAATATGTTTAATGACCCTGTCACTTTCACCAAAGAAAATAGGTAGTGACATACAGATGTTGAAGACTATAATAGTAAATAGCTAGAATGAACCTCGTGGAAATTGCAGAAAGAAAAGTCGAGAAGATCCATTAGGAAAGACCTTGACCATATAAAGTCTTCACAGACTCTGCAGCATGCCAAAGTGTACCAAAACATTAGGACAATGTTGACCCAACTGAGGCCTGTGGCATAGCTCTCACCTTGCATAGCTCCATTTTTTATAGACATCGCTGTTGTGAGTCTTGTCCTCAAcaactcttcttcctcttcattttcttgatccATTCTGAACCTTTCGCTTGCAAACCCTTCGTTGATTAATCACCGACAATGTCCAACCCACCCCTTGTTACTAATTCATTCAAGACACCTTATGTGTCTCTGGATCTtctttcatacttgaaatctGACCTGCAGGTCACACCATTCCAAATCTTCAACGAAGTTATGATGCCGGGTTTTGAAGAACACATATCCAATGGCCACAAAAACAGCAACAAGGAAGATACACAGACGATACTTCGGGAGATCATGAATGATCTGATTCCCATTAGTAAGGCCTGCGGAATATTGCAGAAGTGGCAAGATGGTGTCAGCCGCGCTATCGAAAATTTAGCTTACCAGAGCTTGGATGATGCATCCAGAGAAAGAACAGAGACACAGGAAAACACCAACAGAGACAATCATCTGGACAAGCTTAACAGGACCCGCAGCATTGTCTCCGAGTTGAAGAAATACGTTTGTTTCGATCTAGACAGTTTGAGTAAAGAGATCTCAAAACTCTTTGATACTCCGGTGCCCGGTGAAGACTCGCAGCCTTTGAAGACCGATAATTCGGTTGCATCAACAAAGTTTCAGGCAATCTACGACGGtctagaaaagaaaatgaaggacTGCTTGCTCTGTTTCTCAATGTTCCCTGAAAATGCTGTCATAAAGAAGAAGGTTTTGATCCATTGGTGGGTTGGTGAGGGGTTCATAGACAATTTGGACACAGCAGAGACTGCCGAGCAGGCAGGGAACAAATGCTTCCAAGAGTTTTTGGAGAAGGACATTATCGTGCCCTCCTGCAAAGGAGACAGGCCAAGTGCAGACAGCTGCATGATGCAGCCTCACATCCGTCATGCTGTGATTAAGCTTGCAAAGAAAGAAGGGTTCTTTGATTTCGACAGAATTGACAAACCGACTGAAGATTCCTCTTGCTCTAAGAGGACATACCTGGTGAGAACCATAGAAGGATCCAATGTCCGAGAACTGCCATTCCATTCAAATCCGGAGAAGGTTCAGAGTCTGATCAATGTTAATGAGCCTCATCTTTATTTTAGACCAAAGTGGTTTTCAAAGATGAAAAGCGTCAAAGTTTTGCAGCTTGGGAAATGGCAAAAGTCTGCGGAAGCAGCTGAAACCCTCATTGAAGTAGAGGACTGTGAATTCCTGAAAGGTTTGAAGAATATGAGAGAGCTGCGGTACTTGAGCCTCCGAGGAATCTCTAGAATCACAGAGCTTCCTGCTTCAATATGCAAAGCCCGCAATCTGAGAATCCTGAACCTCAATGGATGTTGTGATTTGGAGAAACTCCCCCATGGGATAGGCTCACTCAAGAACCTGACACACTTGGACATGTACGAGTGTTACTTGATAAGCGGCTTGCCTGAAGGACTTGCTTTGCTCTCTAATCTCCAAGTGCTCAAAGGGTTCGTCAGTAGTACAAGATCAAGAAGCAATGACTGTAAGCTAGATGATTTGTCAAAGTTGGAGAATCTACGGAAGCTGAGTATCCGCATAGACAGAGATCACTCTGATACAGCAGAAAGAGAGCTGAAGTCCTTAGCAAAGTTCAAAAAGCTTCGATCACTGTCTATATCATGGTCACCAATATATGTCGCGCCTGCCACTCAAACTCTCCAAAAGCTCCGAACTCTTACCAAGAAGCTAACCAGAGCAAAAGGATTCAAAGGAATAAAGAATTGGCCTTCAATATTGGCTCCGGAGTCTCCACTAAGTGCTCATTTGGAGAAACTTGATCTCCATTACTGCCCTCATTCTCAGATGCCAAAGTGGTTGGCACCGACGCTTCTCAGTAACCTAAAGAAGCTCTATATCAGAGGAGGAAGGCTCTCAGATCTTGGTCAGAATGGCATCAAGTGTCAATGGGATAATGTCCAAACAGTACGCTTGATGTTCTTGGAAGAACTAGAAATGAACTGGGAAAAGCTGCAAGAATTGTTTCCGAAACTTAGTTACTTGGAGATTGTCGAATGCCCTAGACTTTTGGACCAATGTGATAAGTTTGTGTGGAAAAAGGAAGACTCAGAGCAAGCAGAATCAACGAGTCCCAATGTTTAGCGATTTTCGTATTCAATTATCTGTATGTATTGTATCATGATATCATTTCTTTCTTCAATTCTGCTAGTATATTTCCATAACCAAATTCTAGTTCAACTGTTCAAGGAGTATCAAATTTAAGCCTTCAAGGTTATGAGTTATGATTACAATCACTATATGAAGTATGATGAGCAATACTGCATGAAATTCCATAACCAAATTCTGAAGCTGCGAGGGTTAAAATATCAAGATCACAACATTTTGCTGCTACGAGTATTAAAAGATCAAGATCATAACAATTTGCTAATTTCATAGTTAAATTTGCACAGCAACCAAACTATACTAGAATCCACCAGCAAATTAGAAAACATTGCAGCACAGAAACATAAGAAATCTCACCAAGAAAAGATTGAAGGATAAAAATCATGAAATATACCTCTGCGGTTTGGGGATCGAGAAGATGAAACGACATGTAACATGTTGTCTTCTTTATGGAATTAAGAAAAAGATATGAGTAGAAGCAAGCACAGTTCTTGCTTATCGCCGAGGAACAAATCAAAGCAATTTTGCCGAAAGCTCTTGTTTGGGCCTGGATTAGTCCAGGGCCTGGTTTTCTCTCTCGGGCCTGATTTTCGTTCTTGTAATTGTTGAATCTTCTGAGCCCAAAGTTGAAAGCGCAACTTTTTTATTCACAGAATTACCGCTGGATCATCTTGACCGAAAGGCCTAAATTGTTGTTTAGAATCGACTGTGGGTTTTTAAAACTTTGCATACATGATTTAGTGCCTTGGAATGTGGTTACATTATCACAGATGGTCATCTTGAACAACTATATCCAAATAATGTTTGTCCGGGGCATTTTGTTTTGATTCCAAACATCATTTTCTCTGATGGTGACTATACTCTATCTTAATCATGTACATGTGGTGATCTATAGTCAATTACTAGattacaaagaaagaaaatgctttCATGTTTGTTTTCTGGATGCT encodes:
- the LOC126789581 gene encoding disease resistance RPP13-like protein 4, with product MSNPPLVTNSFKTPYVSLDLLSYLKSDLQVTPFQIFNEVMMPGFEEHISNGHKNSNKEDTQTILREIMNDLIPISKACGILQKWQDGVSRAIENLAYQSLDDASRERTETQENTNRDNHLDKLNRTRSIVSELKKYVCFDLDSLSKEISKLFDTPVPGEDSQPLKTDNSVASTKFQAIYDGLEKKMKDCLLCFSMFPENAVIKKKVLIHWWVGEGFIDNLDTAETAEQAGNKCFQEFLEKDIIVPSCKGDRPSADSCMMQPHIRHAVIKLAKKEGFFDFDRIDKPTEDSSCSKRTYLVRTIEGSNVRELPFHSNPEKVQSLINVNEPHLYFRPKWFSKMKSVKVLQLGKWQKSAEAAETLIEVEDCEFLKGLKNMRELRYLSLRGISRITELPASICKARNLRILNLNGCCDLEKLPHGIGSLKNLTHLDMYECYLISGLPEGLALLSNLQVLKGFVSSTRSRSNDCKLDDLSKLENLRKLSIRIDRDHSDTAERELKSLAKFKKLRSLSISWSPIYVAPATQTLQKLRTLTKKLTRAKGFKGIKNWPSILAPESPLSAHLEKLDLHYCPHSQMPKWLAPTLLSNLKKLYIRGGRLSDLGQNGIKCQWDNVQTVRLMFLEELEMNWEKLQELFPKLSYLEIVECPRLLDQCDKFVWKKEDSEQAESTSPNV